The following are from one region of the Aquipuribacter nitratireducens genome:
- a CDS encoding PhzF family phenazine biosynthesis isomerase, giving the protein MRAAVVDAFTDRAFAGNPAAVVWLDPEAPTPALGWMQRVASEFGLSETAFVSPLGPGQYRLRWFTPTVEVELCGHATLATAHWLLEQGLETGPMTFRTMSGRLSADGSPGDVRIGLPLVPVGDRRAPDGFEQAMGFLSYELVGFTDQSEALQRNALVLVDAVDLRDMQLNLRKLAQLPLGGVIATAAADDVNAAKGVDVLSRYFAPALGIDEDPVTGSAHCTLADYWCGELGRRSFRAAQVSERGGLLDVELDDSRDEPLVLLRGGAVTTMEVTLRV; this is encoded by the coding sequence ATGCGAGCCGCTGTCGTCGACGCCTTCACCGACCGGGCGTTCGCCGGCAACCCTGCCGCCGTCGTGTGGCTCGACCCCGAGGCCCCCACGCCGGCGCTGGGCTGGATGCAGCGGGTCGCCTCGGAGTTCGGTCTGTCGGAGACGGCCTTCGTCAGCCCGCTCGGTCCGGGTCAGTACCGGCTCCGGTGGTTCACCCCCACGGTCGAGGTCGAGCTGTGCGGGCACGCGACGCTCGCCACCGCCCACTGGCTGCTCGAGCAGGGCCTCGAGACCGGCCCCATGACGTTCCGCACCATGTCGGGACGACTCAGCGCCGACGGGTCCCCCGGCGACGTCCGCATCGGGCTCCCGCTCGTCCCGGTCGGGGACCGCCGCGCCCCCGACGGTTTCGAGCAGGCGATGGGCTTCCTCAGCTACGAGCTCGTCGGCTTCACCGACCAGTCCGAGGCGCTGCAGCGCAACGCCCTCGTCCTCGTCGACGCCGTCGACCTCCGTGACATGCAGCTCAACCTCCGCAAGCTCGCGCAGCTGCCGCTCGGCGGGGTCATCGCCACCGCCGCTGCCGACGACGTGAACGCCGCCAAGGGCGTCGACGTCCTCAGCCGCTACTTCGCCCCGGCCCTCGGGATCGACGAGGACCCGGTCACCGGGTCCGCGCACTGCACGCTCGCCGACTACTGGTGCGGCGAGCTCGGCCGGCGCAGCTTCCGTGCGGCGCAGGTGTCGGAGCGCGGTGGGCTGCTCGACGTCGAGCTCGACGACAGCCGCGACGAGCCCCTCGTGCTGCTGCGCGGCGGGGCCGTCACGACGATGGAGGTCACCCTCAGGGTGTGA
- a CDS encoding ATP-binding SpoIIE family protein phosphatase, whose product MADDLPTHLAAPLGRHAGDAAVRAVVRTVLVSSAPMAYLHGPDHLVLGNAAFAALVGRADGAGRRADEVLAGVWQVPGVGDAVHRVWRDQVAGEITPPLAGGCSPVLDSAGGLAGLLLVGSAPAAGPGGADVVTRLAARLTEAVTVDDVVRAALHHAVADLGADLVRLALRDPGRDGWVTVRFTAADLADPATERLPPLWRSLPGRSPSRSGSRSAGSGGTRWDLAVAGGEQPGTRSSLRPGEELLRWLGPAADAVDRQVGEVAVFPVRLDGDEAELGRRPVRDGWFAFGYADAAPDPTGLRLLDSCAGLLARALRRAHVLEEERSAAQLLQRSLLPDNLPQHDHLLVAVRHEPGAARATVGGDFYDAFDVADGQVALVLGDAMGQGVLASSVMGQVRSAIRAVALRDPSPGHVLGTCSDLFERMASSSDALGSGHFVTVCYVLLDPATGRACAASAGHLPPVLRPAPVEGVLPPPRLLELPVGPPLGIAGDREAMDFELAVDDLLLLLTDGLVERRDQSLTDSLDLLLDEVARHGDADPLVLCGALLQRYGPETSDDVALLAAARTAGRVRTARTVLPAEPSAAREGRRWLADQLAAWGVTNRVGDLEVALSEVVTNAVVHARSTAEVAVRCGGERVLVTVSDRGAHGEARPHDLPVGATRGRGLGIVADVADAWGSQRTTSGLRVWFEVATGGPRRQGHAVTVTP is encoded by the coding sequence GTGGCCGACGACCTGCCGACGCACCTCGCGGCGCCGCTGGGCCGCCACGCGGGGGATGCCGCCGTCCGTGCCGTCGTCCGCACGGTGCTCGTCTCGTCGGCCCCCATGGCCTACCTCCACGGACCCGACCACCTCGTGCTCGGCAACGCCGCCTTCGCGGCCCTGGTCGGCCGCGCCGACGGGGCGGGCCGCCGGGCCGACGAGGTGCTCGCCGGGGTGTGGCAGGTGCCGGGGGTCGGCGACGCCGTGCACCGGGTCTGGCGGGACCAGGTCGCGGGCGAGATCACGCCACCCCTCGCCGGTGGGTGCTCGCCGGTGCTCGACTCCGCCGGTGGGCTCGCGGGCCTGCTGCTCGTCGGGTCCGCGCCCGCGGCGGGGCCGGGCGGCGCCGACGTGGTGACGCGGCTGGCCGCCCGCCTCACCGAGGCCGTGACGGTCGACGACGTCGTCCGCGCCGCCCTCCACCATGCGGTCGCCGACCTCGGGGCGGACCTCGTGCGTCTCGCGCTGCGCGACCCCGGACGCGACGGCTGGGTGACGGTCCGGTTCACGGCCGCCGACCTCGCGGACCCGGCCACGGAACGCCTGCCGCCGTTGTGGCGCTCCCTGCCGGGACGGTCGCCGAGCCGGTCGGGGAGCCGCTCCGCGGGGTCCGGGGGGACCCGGTGGGACCTCGCGGTCGCGGGCGGCGAGCAGCCCGGCACCCGCTCCTCCCTGCGCCCCGGCGAGGAGCTGCTGCGCTGGCTGGGTCCGGCCGCGGACGCGGTGGACCGGCAGGTCGGGGAGGTCGCGGTGTTTCCCGTCCGCCTGGACGGCGACGAGGCCGAGCTCGGCCGCCGACCCGTCCGCGACGGCTGGTTCGCCTTCGGCTACGCCGACGCCGCACCGGACCCGACCGGTCTGCGGCTGCTCGACAGCTGCGCGGGGCTGCTGGCCCGTGCCCTGCGGCGCGCGCACGTCCTGGAGGAGGAACGGAGCGCGGCGCAGCTGCTGCAGCGCAGCCTCCTGCCGGACAACCTGCCGCAGCACGACCACCTGCTGGTCGCGGTCCGCCACGAACCGGGTGCGGCCCGCGCGACCGTCGGCGGCGACTTCTACGACGCGTTCGACGTCGCCGACGGCCAGGTCGCGCTCGTCCTCGGCGACGCCATGGGACAGGGGGTCCTCGCGAGCTCGGTCATGGGTCAGGTCCGCTCCGCGATCCGGGCCGTCGCGCTGCGGGACCCCTCCCCGGGTCACGTGCTGGGGACCTGCAGCGACCTGTTCGAGCGGATGGCGTCCTCCAGCGACGCCCTGGGCTCCGGGCACTTCGTCACCGTCTGCTACGTGCTGCTCGACCCGGCGACGGGCCGGGCGTGCGCGGCGAGCGCGGGCCACCTGCCGCCGGTGCTGCGGCCCGCCCCGGTCGAGGGAGTGCTGCCGCCTCCGCGGCTGCTCGAGCTGCCGGTGGGGCCGCCCCTCGGCATCGCCGGCGACCGGGAGGCGATGGACTTCGAGCTCGCCGTCGACGACCTCCTCCTGCTCCTGACCGACGGGCTCGTCGAACGCCGCGACCAGTCGCTCACCGACTCGCTCGACCTGCTGCTGGACGAGGTGGCCCGCCACGGCGACGCCGACCCCCTCGTCCTGTGCGGGGCGCTGCTGCAGCGCTACGGCCCCGAGACGTCCGACGACGTCGCCCTGCTCGCGGCCGCCCGCACCGCCGGGCGGGTCCGGACGGCCCGCACGGTGCTGCCGGCGGAGCCGTCGGCGGCGCGGGAGGGACGACGGTGGCTCGCGGACCAGCTCGCGGCGTGGGGAGTGACGAACCGCGTCGGCGACCTCGAGGTCGCCCTGTCGGAGGTCGTGACCAACGCCGTCGTCCACGCGAGGTCGACCGCCGAGGTGGCGGTGCGATGCGGCGGCGAGCGGGTGCTCGTGACGGTCAGCGACCGGGGCGCGCACGGCGAGGCGAGGCCGCACGACCTTCCTGTGGGCGCCACCCGGGGCCGGGGGCTGGGCATCGTGGCCGACGTGGCGGACGCCTGGGGCAGCCAGCGCACGACGAGCGGGCTGCGGGTCTGGTTCGAGGTCGCGACGGGCGGCCCACGACGGCAGGGTCACGCCGTGACCGTCACACCCTGA
- a CDS encoding response regulator transcription factor, whose protein sequence is MTSPARTERAAPLARADGAPVRVLVVDDEQAITELLAMALRYEGWEVRSAAAGIPAVRAVKEFRPDAVVLDVMLPDIDGLEVLRRLRGGGDDVPVLFLTAKDAVEDRVVGLTAGGDDYVTKPFSLEEVVARLRGLIRRSGAVAAKTDARLVVGDLVLDEDSHEVTRGGDEIALTATEFELLRFLMRNPRRVLSKAQILDRVWNYDFGGQANIVELYVSYLRKKVDAGRTPMIHTLRGAGYVLKPGADA, encoded by the coding sequence ATGACGAGCCCCGCCCGCACCGAGCGCGCCGCGCCCCTCGCCCGGGCGGACGGCGCACCCGTCCGGGTCCTCGTCGTCGACGACGAGCAGGCGATCACCGAGCTGCTCGCCATGGCCCTGCGCTACGAGGGGTGGGAGGTCCGCAGCGCCGCCGCCGGCATCCCCGCCGTCCGCGCCGTCAAGGAGTTCCGACCGGACGCGGTCGTCCTCGACGTCATGCTCCCCGACATCGACGGGCTCGAGGTGCTGCGGCGCCTGCGCGGCGGCGGCGACGACGTTCCCGTCCTCTTCCTCACCGCGAAGGACGCCGTCGAGGACCGCGTCGTCGGCCTCACCGCCGGCGGCGACGACTACGTGACGAAGCCGTTCAGCCTCGAGGAGGTCGTCGCGCGGCTCCGCGGGCTCATCCGTCGCAGCGGCGCGGTGGCGGCGAAGACCGACGCCCGGCTCGTCGTCGGTGACCTCGTGCTCGACGAGGACTCCCACGAGGTCACCCGCGGCGGCGACGAGATCGCGCTGACGGCGACGGAGTTCGAGCTGCTCCGCTTCCTCATGCGCAACCCGCGTCGGGTCCTGAGCAAGGCGCAGATCCTCGACCGGGTGTGGAACTACGACTTCGGCGGGCAGGCGAACATCGTCGAGCTGTACGTGTCGTACCTGCGGAAGAAGGTCGACGCCGGCCGCACGCCCATGATCCACACGCTGCGCGGGGCCGGGTACGTCCTCAAGCCCGGCGCCGACGCCTGA
- a CDS encoding sensor histidine kinase, whose protein sequence is MTGSVAHGPTDRVARRRLTLRGRLLLTLVAVTAVVSLTVGGVSVVLLQAFLVGRLDDQLAGAVARSSTGREGGFPGPGRGPRGGDFGFLLQPGQAEGTLGAEIEDGTVERVAVLDDRGRAASLETDTASALLGVDPGEGPTTVRLASLGAYRLVATTTPDGSTIVTGLPLSGVRSTTLSLLAIIVTATAAGVVVVVLLGGAVIQRAVRPLHDVTRTATRVRDVDLTSGAVVLPDRVPADVAATPDEVGEVASALNRMLDHVEAALAERHRSETQVRQFVADASHELRTPLASIQGYSELVRRRPEPLPDDVVAAMGRVESEARRMAGLVDDLLLLARLDAGRPVEREEVDLVPLAVAALSDAHAAGPDHRWVLDLDGLDPESGDADEVTVLGEEARLQQVLANLLGNARVHTPPGTTVTLRVERSGGDAVVTVADDGPGVPDGLRDSVFERFTRGDSSRSRAAGSTGLGLSIVAAVVRAHGGTVASPAQARGAAFVVSLPLARSSDETSTTDGGIGGDVHHGAQHQGP, encoded by the coding sequence GTGACCGGCAGCGTGGCCCACGGCCCGACCGATCGCGTGGCGCGGCGTCGCCTCACCCTGCGGGGGCGGTTGCTCCTCACCCTCGTCGCGGTGACCGCCGTCGTGTCGCTCACCGTCGGCGGCGTGAGCGTCGTGCTGCTCCAGGCGTTCCTCGTCGGCCGCCTCGACGACCAGCTCGCCGGAGCCGTGGCTCGCTCGAGCACCGGTCGTGAGGGCGGTTTCCCCGGTCCCGGACGCGGGCCGCGCGGCGGCGACTTCGGGTTCCTCCTCCAGCCCGGGCAGGCCGAGGGCACCCTCGGGGCGGAGATCGAGGACGGGACCGTCGAGCGGGTCGCCGTGCTCGACGACCGCGGTCGGGCCGCGTCGCTCGAGACCGACACCGCCTCGGCCCTGCTCGGGGTCGACCCCGGTGAGGGCCCGACGACGGTCCGACTCGCCAGCCTCGGGGCGTACCGCCTCGTCGCGACGACGACACCCGACGGGTCGACCATCGTCACGGGCCTGCCGCTGTCAGGGGTGCGGAGCACGACCCTGAGCCTGCTCGCGATCATCGTCACGGCGACCGCCGCCGGCGTCGTCGTCGTGGTCCTGCTGGGAGGTGCCGTCATCCAGCGGGCGGTCCGGCCCCTGCACGACGTCACCCGCACCGCGACGCGCGTCCGCGACGTCGACCTCACGAGCGGCGCGGTCGTGCTGCCCGACCGGGTGCCCGCCGACGTGGCCGCGACGCCGGACGAGGTGGGCGAGGTCGCCTCCGCCCTCAACCGCATGCTCGACCACGTCGAGGCGGCGCTCGCCGAGCGGCACCGCAGCGAGACGCAGGTGCGGCAGTTCGTCGCCGACGCCAGCCACGAGCTGCGCACCCCGCTGGCGTCCATCCAGGGGTACTCCGAGCTCGTGCGGCGCCGGCCCGAGCCGCTCCCCGACGACGTCGTCGCGGCGATGGGCCGGGTGGAGTCCGAGGCGCGGCGCATGGCCGGGCTCGTCGACGACCTCCTGCTCCTCGCCCGCCTCGACGCCGGCCGCCCGGTCGAGCGGGAGGAGGTGGACCTCGTCCCGCTCGCCGTGGCAGCGCTGTCCGACGCGCACGCCGCCGGCCCCGACCACCGGTGGGTCCTCGACCTCGACGGCCTCGACCCCGAGTCGGGTGACGCGGACGAGGTGACCGTGCTCGGGGAGGAGGCACGGCTGCAGCAGGTGCTGGCGAACCTCCTCGGCAACGCGCGGGTCCACACCCCACCCGGCACCACCGTCACCCTGCGCGTCGAGCGATCCGGCGGCGACGCGGTCGTGACGGTCGCCGACGACGGCCCCGGCGTCCCCGACGGTCTGCGGGACTCCGTGTTCGAGCGGTTCACGCGAGGCGACTCCTCCCGCTCCCGCGCCGCGGGGAGCACCGGGCTCGGGCTCTCGATCGTCGCGGCCGTCGTCCGTGCGCACGGCGGGACGGTCGCGAGCCCGGCGCAGGCGCGAGGAGCCGCCTTCGTGGTCAGCCTTCCTCTGGCGAGGTCGAGCGACGAGACCTCCACCACCGATGGTGGAATCGGAGGAGATGTACACCATGGCGCTCAACATCAAGGACCCTGA
- a CDS encoding type II toxin-antitoxin system VapB family antitoxin, which translates to MALNIKDPEAERLVAELAALTSRTKTGAVREAVRAELERLRRDAHPARADLLRVMAAEVWPTIPDEARRPWTKADEERLLGYDDSATAG; encoded by the coding sequence ATGGCGCTCAACATCAAGGACCCTGAGGCGGAGCGTCTCGTCGCCGAGCTGGCCGCCCTCACCTCCCGTACCAAGACGGGTGCCGTGCGCGAGGCCGTGAGGGCGGAGCTCGAGCGACTGCGACGCGACGCTCATCCGGCTCGGGCCGACCTGCTCCGGGTGATGGCGGCGGAGGTGTGGCCGACGATTCCCGACGAGGCGCGTCGTCCCTGGACCAAGGCCGACGAGGAACGGCTGCTGGGCTACGACGACTCGGCGACGGCCGGGTGA
- a CDS encoding type II toxin-antitoxin system VapC family toxin: MILDSSALAAVVLGEPLAPAILRAIGASDEVSVGAPTLVEASIVLRARAGEPGTAGLDRLLVAGEVDVIPLAAGHVPVALSRPSHERCGCLGPGDEEAVLAWSVPPSAG, encoded by the coding sequence GTGATCCTCGACAGCTCCGCGCTCGCCGCGGTCGTCCTCGGCGAGCCGCTCGCGCCGGCGATCCTCCGGGCGATCGGTGCGTCGGACGAGGTGTCGGTCGGGGCTCCGACGCTCGTCGAGGCCTCGATCGTCCTGCGTGCTCGCGCCGGTGAACCGGGGACCGCAGGCCTCGACCGTCTCCTGGTCGCCGGTGAGGTCGACGTGATCCCACTGGCGGCCGGGCACGTCCCCGTGGCGCTCTCACGTCCCTCTCATGAACGCTGCGGTTGTCTTGGTCCTGGCGACGAGGAGGCTGTCCTCGCCTGGTCCGTTCCCCCTTCGGCGGGCTGA
- a CDS encoding Bcr/CflA family efflux MFS transporter: MADDTTTRTTDGAADRSLLRMVLVLGAFVAVGPLTIDMYLPALPTIAAELQTTEAAVQLTLTGTLVGLALGQLLIGPLSDAVGRRVPLLAGTALHIVSSLLIVLAPDIVTLGVLRVLQGVGTAAGAVVALAVVRDLFTGRAAATMLSRLFLVMGAAPVLAPTIGGELLRFTSWRGVFVALAVYGVALLVLGSMALQETLPPERRRSSRPLATLRTYRGLLSDRSYVGLVLVAGLSMAALFSYVAGSSFVYQGEFGLDEQQFGLLFGAGAFWLIAATQLNPVALWWFSPAQLLLAGVVAGTVAGGVLLLLALTGAGGLVGVVVPLWAVLFAAGLALPNAPALALTRHGEAAGSAAAVLGAVQFGVGALVSPLVGLLGNDAAAMGAVIVTALTIALVVLLVVVRPWRLDTGAGDAQEAALAAAH, from the coding sequence ATGGCCGACGACACGACCACGCGCACGACCGACGGCGCGGCTGATCGCAGCCTCCTGCGGATGGTCCTCGTGCTCGGGGCCTTCGTCGCGGTCGGCCCGCTCACGATCGACATGTACCTACCGGCCCTACCGACCATCGCCGCGGAGCTGCAGACCACCGAGGCCGCGGTCCAGCTCACGCTCACCGGCACCCTCGTCGGCCTCGCGCTCGGGCAGCTGCTCATCGGGCCGCTGTCGGACGCCGTCGGCCGTCGGGTCCCGCTGCTCGCGGGGACGGCGCTGCACATCGTGTCGTCGCTGCTCATCGTGCTCGCGCCCGACATCGTCACCCTCGGCGTGCTCCGCGTCCTCCAGGGCGTCGGGACCGCCGCGGGTGCGGTCGTCGCCCTCGCCGTCGTCCGCGACCTGTTCACCGGCCGGGCCGCCGCGACCATGCTGTCGCGGCTGTTCCTCGTCATGGGGGCCGCGCCCGTCCTCGCCCCGACGATCGGCGGGGAGCTGCTGCGCTTCACGTCGTGGCGCGGGGTCTTCGTCGCGCTCGCCGTCTACGGGGTGGCGCTGCTCGTGCTCGGGTCGATGGCGCTGCAGGAGACGCTGCCCCCGGAGCGGCGCCGCTCCAGCCGCCCGCTCGCGACCCTGCGGACGTACCGCGGGCTGCTCAGCGACCGCTCGTACGTCGGCCTCGTGCTCGTCGCGGGGCTCAGCATGGCGGCGCTGTTCAGCTACGTCGCCGGCTCGTCGTTCGTCTACCAGGGCGAGTTCGGGCTCGACGAGCAGCAGTTCGGGCTCCTGTTCGGTGCCGGCGCGTTCTGGCTCATCGCCGCGACCCAGCTCAACCCCGTCGCGCTGTGGTGGTTCTCCCCGGCGCAGCTCCTGCTCGCCGGTGTCGTCGCCGGGACGGTGGCGGGTGGCGTCCTCCTTCTGCTCGCCCTCACGGGTGCCGGTGGGCTCGTTGGCGTCGTCGTGCCGCTGTGGGCGGTCCTCTTCGCCGCGGGCCTCGCGCTGCCGAACGCGCCCGCGCTCGCCCTCACCCGGCACGGCGAGGCCGCCGGCTCCGCCGCCGCGGTGCTCGGCGCCGTCCAGTTCGGGGTCGGGGCGCTCGTGTCGCCGCTCGTCGGGCTGCTCGGCAACGACGCGGCCGCGATGGGTGCTGTCATCGTCACGGCGTTGACGATCGCGCTCGTCGTGCTCCTCGTCGTCGTGCGCCCGTGGCGGCTCGACACCGGTGCGGGCGACGCGCAGGAGGCGGCGCTCGCCGCCGCGCACTGA
- a CDS encoding SMP-30/gluconolactonase/LRE family protein, translated as MLTTIEALSAGEETYQLAEGPRWDAARGRLVWVDIYAGEVLRGTVDGPGLVTVEHRDHVDGMVGAALPTTDGGLVLAAQEHVAVLGADRRLALGPRVVPAGSGRRCNDATTDPAGRLLVGTLTMDGGSDHEALVRLEPDGSLTTLDDDLGQANGIAFSTDGTRMYSVDTTRHVVHARDYDAATGRTGPRAVHLDLGDALPDGITVDAADHLWVAVFGAGEVRRFSPTGVLDTVVRVPAPHTTSAALAGGDLRTLVVTTGSAELDDAGRAAHPLSGRLFSARVDVPGVPVVPWRAVPFG; from the coding sequence GTGCTGACGACGATCGAGGCCCTCTCGGCGGGCGAGGAGACGTACCAGCTGGCCGAGGGGCCGCGGTGGGACGCGGCGCGCGGGCGGCTGGTGTGGGTCGACATCTACGCCGGGGAGGTGCTCCGCGGGACGGTCGACGGCCCGGGCCTCGTCACCGTCGAGCACCGGGACCACGTCGACGGCATGGTCGGGGCGGCGCTGCCGACCACGGACGGCGGGCTCGTCCTCGCCGCCCAGGAGCACGTGGCCGTGCTCGGCGCGGACCGCCGGCTGGCGCTCGGCCCTCGCGTCGTCCCCGCCGGGAGCGGTCGACGGTGCAACGACGCGACGACCGACCCGGCCGGTCGCCTGCTCGTCGGCACGCTGACGATGGACGGCGGCTCGGACCACGAGGCGCTCGTCCGGCTGGAGCCGGACGGCTCGCTCACGACCCTCGACGACGACCTGGGCCAGGCCAACGGCATCGCGTTCTCCACCGACGGCACGCGGATGTACAGCGTCGACACGACCCGTCACGTCGTCCACGCCCGGGACTACGACGCGGCGACCGGCCGCACGGGACCGCGCGCGGTCCACCTCGACCTCGGCGACGCGCTGCCCGACGGCATCACGGTCGACGCCGCCGACCACCTGTGGGTCGCGGTGTTCGGCGCCGGCGAGGTCCGTCGCTTCTCCCCCACCGGGGTGCTCGACACCGTCGTGCGGGTCCCCGCGCCGCACACGACGAGCGCGGCGCTCGCGGGCGGGGACCTCCGCACGCTCGTCGTCACGACCGGCAGCGCCGAGCTCGACGACGCCGGACGCGCGGCCCACCCGCTGTCCGGTCGGCTGTTCAGCGCCCGCGTCGACGTCCCGGGCGTACCGGTCGTGCCGTGGCGGGCGGTTCCGTTCGGCTGA
- a CDS encoding alpha-galactosidase, with translation MTPTTTRTTNRTTKDVDAVPHDEDRLVHLRRGGTSLLVRLPRRDLPSLAHWGQELPDTGPGAGPGAGSRAADERALLAALAVPDTDSLVTTQEVVPVLPRTARGWLGHPGVVGGRDGAAWSLDYTAVDHEVHEAGSHDWPDGPVDAVRVVSTAQDTVARVVVGTELELLASGLVRLRAWLENRGDDPYQVDQVRVSLPVPATATELVDLTGRHTHERHPQRHPFPVGAWVRDSRGGRPGLDAPTLLLAGSTGFGFRGGRVWGVHVAHNGSQQVAAERTVVGWRLLGGGELLAPGEVRLAPGERYTTPWLVGSWGDGLDALAARLHRYLRARPAHPTTPRPVLLNTWEAVYFDHDLDTLLDLADRAARVGVERFVLDDGWFLGRRHDRAGLGDWVVDPDVWPEGLHPLVSRVRDLGMQFGLWVEPEMVNLDSHLARDHPDWLLATEHGPGIPSRQQHVLDLGNLHAFAHVFERISALVEEYDVAYLKWDHNRPVLDPAHQPHARPAGRDQAAAVLRLMTALRRRHPGLEIESCAGGGGRVDLRTVEATDRVWVSDCIDPHERHRMVRWTGLLLPPELLGTHIGSATDHTTDRHHSLAFRAATALWGHLGIENDLTTMSDADLSELAEWVQLHKQHRHLLHSGDVVHADRPDPAVSVDGVVAADGSAALYRISLLEHPLTWPIDRITFPGLRDDTTYRLALEHPATSAPDKERMPRWATDGVRLPGSVLTTVGVSAPALRVAESVLVSVHAA, from the coding sequence ATGACACCGACGACGACCCGGACGACGAACCGGACGACGAAGGACGTGGATGCCGTGCCGCACGACGAGGACCGCCTGGTCCACCTGCGACGAGGCGGGACGAGCCTGCTCGTCCGGCTCCCCCGCCGCGACCTGCCGAGCCTCGCCCACTGGGGCCAGGAACTGCCGGACACGGGTCCGGGTGCGGGCCCGGGTGCGGGCAGCCGTGCGGCCGACGAGCGGGCGCTGCTCGCCGCGCTCGCCGTGCCCGACACCGACAGCCTCGTCACGACGCAGGAGGTGGTCCCCGTCCTCCCCCGGACGGCCCGCGGCTGGCTGGGGCACCCGGGCGTCGTCGGCGGCCGCGACGGCGCGGCGTGGTCCCTCGACTACACGGCCGTCGACCACGAGGTGCACGAGGCCGGGTCCCACGACTGGCCCGACGGCCCCGTCGACGCGGTCCGGGTCGTCTCGACCGCCCAGGACACCGTCGCCCGGGTCGTCGTCGGCACCGAGCTCGAGCTGCTCGCGAGCGGTCTCGTGCGGCTGCGGGCGTGGCTGGAGAACCGGGGCGACGACCCGTACCAGGTCGACCAGGTCCGCGTGAGCCTGCCCGTCCCCGCGACGGCGACCGAGCTCGTCGACCTCACCGGGCGCCACACGCACGAGCGGCACCCGCAGCGCCACCCGTTCCCCGTCGGCGCCTGGGTCCGGGACTCCCGCGGCGGGCGCCCCGGCCTCGACGCCCCGACGCTGCTGCTCGCCGGCAGCACCGGCTTCGGCTTCCGCGGCGGCCGGGTGTGGGGGGTCCACGTCGCCCACAACGGCAGCCAGCAGGTCGCGGCCGAGCGGACCGTCGTCGGCTGGCGGCTGCTCGGCGGCGGGGAGCTCCTCGCGCCCGGTGAGGTGCGGCTCGCGCCCGGCGAGCGGTACACCACGCCGTGGCTGGTCGGCTCGTGGGGTGACGGGCTCGACGCGCTCGCGGCCCGTCTCCACCGGTACCTGCGGGCACGGCCCGCGCACCCGACCACACCGCGCCCTGTCCTGCTCAACACGTGGGAGGCGGTGTACTTCGACCACGACCTCGACACGCTCCTCGACCTCGCCGACCGCGCCGCGCGGGTGGGGGTAGAGCGGTTCGTGCTCGACGACGGCTGGTTCCTCGGCCGCCGGCACGACCGCGCCGGGCTCGGCGACTGGGTCGTCGACCCGGACGTGTGGCCGGAGGGTCTCCACCCGCTCGTCTCCCGCGTCCGCGACCTCGGCATGCAGTTCGGCCTGTGGGTCGAGCCGGAGATGGTGAACCTCGACTCCCACCTCGCCCGAGACCATCCCGACTGGCTGCTCGCCACCGAGCACGGCCCCGGTATCCCGTCGCGCCAGCAGCACGTCCTCGATCTCGGCAACCTCCACGCCTTCGCCCACGTCTTCGAGCGGATCTCGGCCCTCGTCGAGGAGTACGACGTGGCGTACCTCAAGTGGGACCACAACAGACCGGTCCTCGACCCCGCCCACCAGCCTCACGCCCGCCCGGCAGGCCGGGACCAGGCGGCCGCCGTCCTGCGGCTCATGACGGCGCTCAGGCGCCGGCACCCGGGTCTCGAGATCGAGTCGTGCGCCGGCGGCGGCGGCCGCGTCGACCTCCGCACCGTCGAGGCGACGGACCGGGTGTGGGTGTCGGACTGCATCGACCCCCACGAACGGCACCGCATGGTCCGCTGGACCGGGCTCCTGCTGCCCCCGGAGCTCCTCGGCACCCACATCGGCTCCGCCACCGACCACACGACCGACCGGCACCACAGCCTCGCCTTCCGCGCCGCCACCGCCCTCTGGGGTCACCTCGGCATCGAGAACGACCTCACGACCATGTCCGACGCCGACCTGTCCGAGCTCGCCGAGTGGGTGCAGCTGCACAAGCAGCACCGGCACCTGCTCCACAGCGGCGACGTCGTCCACGCCGACCGCCCCGACCCCGCCGTCAGCGTCGACGGCGTCGTCGCCGCCGACGGCTCCGCGGCGCTGTACCGCATCAGCCTGCTCGAGCACCCCCTCACGTGGCCGATCGACCGCATCACCTTCCCCGGCCTCCGCGACGACACCACGTACCGGCTGGCCCTCGAGCACCCGGCCACGTCCGCACCGGACAAGGAGCGGATGCCGCGCTGGGCGACGGACGGCGTGCGGCTGCCCGGCTCCGTCCTCACGACGGTCGGGGTGTCGGCGCCCGCGCTGCGCGTCGCGGAGTCGGTCCTCGTGTCGGTGCACGCGGCCTGA